TGCCTTGTATTCCCTGAGTATCCTTTTCACCAGCTCATTCTCGGCCAGCGCTTCGAAATCGTAAGGCAGGTGGAAGACATAATCAGCCACAGTAGTGTTATCTTCCTCGCTGAACATTTTGTCGCCGAAACGCAGCAGGATCTTTATCAGTTCTTTTTCCTGTTTTTCGTGACTGCCAATACTCAGTACCGCATCTACCGAAATGCCGGTTTCCGCAGCTTCCATCGCGGCGATGGCTTCTTCGCTGAGGTCGTCGTCGGAAGGTGCAGGGTTATTGCGGGCCTGCGCCTGCTCCCGTTTGATAAGGCGGTCGCGGATGAATTTATTCACCAGCTGTATCAGCCCCTGTTCATCAATATGCAGTAACTGGCTGCACTGGCGTATATAGTCCTGCTGCCTCGTGAAATCCTCGGCTTTGTCGATTTTGGAAATCGTTTCCGCGATTTCATTCACCAGCTGCGATTTCTTGGTACTGTCGCTGCCAACATCCTGCATACTCAGCTGCAGCTTAAACAGTACAAAGTCCTGCTTGTTTTCTTTGATGAATTCCCGGAATGCTTCCGCACCTATCCGCTGCACATAACTGTCCGGATCTTCTTTATCCGGCAGCAATACCAGCTTCACGTTCAACCCTTCTTCCACGGCCATATCCAGTCCGCGCAGCGCGGCCTTCACACCGGCACTGTCGCCATCATAGAGGATCGTGAGGTTCTTGGTGTATTTCTTTATCAGCCGCAACTGATCCTGTGTAAGAGAGGTACCGCTGGATGCTACCACGTTTTCCACACCGGCTTGGTGAAGCGAAATAACGTCCGTATAGCCTTCTACCAGTAAACATTCGTCCAGCTTATCAATCGCATGGCGTGCAAAGTAGGTACCATACAACACCCTGCTTTTAACGTATATCTCGTTTTCGGGAGAGTTGATGTACTTGGGTGCCCGGTCGGATTTGGCCAGGATACGTGCTCCGAATCCGAGTATCTTGCCCGACTGGTTATGGATCGGGAAAATAACGCGGCCCCGGTAATTATCGGCCGGCTGATCGTTACGAATGGTAACAAGACCGGTCTTTTGCAGGTATTCCAGGTTGTAACCCTTAGCCAGCGCCGATTTTGCAAAGGCATCGAATGTATTGAGGCAGTAGCCCAGCTGGAATTTTTTGATGGTCTCCTCCGTGAAACCACGTTCTTCAAAATAACTGAGCCCGATATTCTGGCCTTCGTCGCTTTTGAAGAGGGTATCCGTAAAATACTCCCGTGCATAGCTGTTGATGATAAACAGGCTATCCGCCATCTGCTGGAACTGCTTCACCTCAGGGCTCACCTCAGTTTCTTCCAGCTCTATCTGGTACCGTTGGGCTAACCAGCGCAGGGCTTCCACATAGGAGTACTTTTCGTGCTCCATGACAAAGCTGATGGAGTTGCCGCTGGCGCCGCAACCAAAGCATTTATAGATCTCTTTTCCGGGAGATACGGTGAAAGACGGCGTTTTCTCATTGTGAAACGGGCACAGGCCCAGGTAGTTGGCCCCCCTTTTTTTTAGTTTCACAAAGGAGCCCACAATATCCACAATATCAATGCGGCTGAGTATCTGTTGTATGGAGTTTTGCGATATCACGTTCTGATCAGATGCAACTACAAACATACGGGAAATCTGCGACGCAGCGAAATGAACGCTGAACCGCCCGTACCGCCGCTGTTGCGCGATTATTTTCCTTATATTTGGAAGATTATAAATTAGCCAAATCAATCTTATTTATCAGATGAAAGAAGTATTTATAGCAGCAACGGCACGTACCCCCATAGGTTCGCTCAATGGTGCATTGTCAGGCGTTCCGGCTACCCGGCTTGGTTCCATCGTTATAAAAGCAGCGCTCGAAAGAGCTGGTGTGGCTGCATCCGAAGTGAATGAAGTATATATGGGCAATGTGCTCAGTGCCAACCTCGGCCAGGCGCCCGCTAACCAGGCCAGTCTTGGCGCCGGTATCCCCAACACCGTGCCCTGTACTACCGTTAACAAGGTATGTGCTTCCGGCATGAAAGCCATTATGCTGGGCGCTCAGAGTATTATGCTGGGTGATAACGACCTGGTGGTGGCCGGCGGCATGGAAAGCATGAGCGGTGCTCCTTACTACCTCGATAAAGCCCGTTCCGGCTACAAACTGGGGCATGGCAATATATTGGATGGCATCATCCGCGATGGCCTTTGGGATCCTTATCACGATTATCACATGGGCAATGCCGGAGAGCTTTGCGCCAAAGAATATAAGATTACCCGGGAAGACCAGGACGCATTCGCTATAGAAAGCTACAAGCGTGCCGCAGCTGCCTGGGAAAAAGGACATTATAAAGCGGAAGTAGTGCCCGTGGAAATACCCGGCAAACAGGTGGTAACGGTTGCTGAAGATGAAGACTACAAAAAAGTCATCTTCGACAAGGTACCAACGCTGAAGCCTACTTTCCAGAAAGATGGTACCATCACCGCTGCCAACGCCTCCAACATCAACGATGGTGCTGCAGCGGTAGTACTGGTAAGCGGCGAAAAACTGAAGGCGCTGGGACTGAAGCCCCTGGCCCGTATTATCAGCTTCGCCGATGCTTCACAGGCGCCGGAATGGTTCACCACCACCCCCGTGAAAGCCGTGAATAAAGCCCTGGCAAAGGCCGGCCTGAAGATCAGTGATATGGATTTTGTAGAAGTCAACGAAGCATTTTCCTGCGTACCTATCGCCAATGCAAAAGACCTGGGCTTATCGCTCGACAAAGTGAACATCTGGGGCGGAGCAGTGGCCATCGGACATCCGATTGGCTGTAGCGGCGCCCGCATTGTCATTACCCTCAATTCCATTCTGCACGACCAGCAGGCCCGCTACGGTGTAGCTGCGATCTGTAACGGTGGAGGCGGAGCGAGTGCTATGATCATAGAAAGAATGTAGAATTGAGAGTGAAGAATTAAGAAACAGCGCGAAGACCTTAGCGATGGATATTATTTGCTAAGGTCCTCGCGCTGTTTCTTAATTCTTCACTCCTAATTCCCAATTCTAATCGTTGTATCTACCCTGTTCACCTGTATCCGCACACTATCGGCATTCGTTTTTGCCATACGAATGAAATGTACCTCATCCCGGGGTTTGATGATATCCGGCGTTATCTTCTCAAATAAAAAATATTTATCTTCTACGAGGCTATAGTCCGGCCAGGCGGATAATATCCCGTTGCTTTTGGTTTGGAGCGCATAATCGTCGTCGATAGGGTAGCGGTGAAAGTTGCTGTCGCATAACAGGGTGATGCCTGCCACGAGGGTAATGATTCGCAGCGGCGGCAGTAACAGCCCCAGGAATAGCAGGAGCGGGAAGCCGAAAAGACATAGCAGGTAAGCATACCGGGCGTCGTTTCCCGGCTTTGTGAGGCCATAGAGGAGCATCCCGGTGCCGGCGTAGAGGGTGAAGAAAACCCTTTCGGTTTGCGTGCCCTTGAACCCATAGTTATTGATCATTAAAAGAAGACATAACAGGGCAAATGCGGCAAATACCAGGTGCAAATACCAGAGGAGTAGCCTGAGAACAGGTGCTTTCGCTTTTTTGATCTTGCACGACAGGGCCGCCAGGAAGCAGACGCTCAGGATAGGGATGGTGATCATAGCAGTTGGCAGGGATAGAATAAAGTTTAAAATATAAATATATATAATTTTATTAATTAATAGTAACAGGAGGTATATCGGGGGGATAGGGAGATGTATATTGCGGAATCAGAATTATTAATCGGGTCTTTGCTTTGCTTTTTCGTGAACATACAATATTTTTGCCCTGCCTTTTTTATAGGCAATTAACTTTCAATTAAGAATAGCATGCGTCAGATAGCTTTCAGACAAGCCTTAAGAGAAGCCCTGCAGGAGGAAATGCGCCGTGATGAACGGGTATTCCTTATGGGGGAGGAAGTAGCCGAATACAATGGTGCTTATAAAGTGAGCCAGGGAATGCTGGATGAATTTGGTCCTAAGCGCGTAATTGATACGCCGATCGCTGAACTTGGATTTGCTGCCATTGGAGTAGGTGCTGCACAGAACGGCCTGCGTCCGGTGGTTGAATTTATGACCTGGAACTTTGCTGTACTGGCACTGGACCAGATCCTTAACACTGCCTCCAAAATGCTGGCAATGAGTGGTGGCCAGGTGGGTTGCCCGATCGTTTTCCGCGGTCCTAACGGTTCTGCCGGTCAGCTGGGAGCTCAGCACTCTACTGCTTTCGAGAGCTACTATGCCAATATCCCCGGTCTGAAAGTAGTATCCGTATCCAATCCATACGATGCAAAAGGTCTGCTCAAAGCGGCTATCCGCGATGAAGATCCGGTTGTTTTCATGGAAAGCGAAGTGATGTATGGCGATATGGGTGAAGTTCCTGAAGAAGAATATATCATCCCTATCGGTAAAGCAGATATCAAACGCGCCGGTAAGGATGTAACCATCGTATCATTCAACAAAATGATGAAGGTGGCCCTGGGTGCTGCTGAAGAACTGGCAAAAGAAGGTATCGAAGCCGAAGTGATCGACCTCCGTACCATCCGCCCGCTGGATTGGTTCACCATCCTGGAATCTGTGAAGAAAACCAATCGCCTGGTGATCGTGGAAGAACAATGGCCTTTCTCCAGCATTTCTTCCGAAATCTCCTACCGTATTCAGAAAGAAGGTTTCGACTACCTGGATGCACCTATCCGCCGTATTACAGCCGTAGACGCGCCTATGCACTACGCGCCTAACCTGGTAAAACTGTACCT
The genomic region above belongs to Chitinophaga sp. 180180018-3 and contains:
- the dnaG gene encoding DNA primase, which encodes MFVVASDQNVISQNSIQQILSRIDIVDIVGSFVKLKKRGANYLGLCPFHNEKTPSFTVSPGKEIYKCFGCGASGNSISFVMEHEKYSYVEALRWLAQRYQIELEETEVSPEVKQFQQMADSLFIINSYAREYFTDTLFKSDEGQNIGLSYFEERGFTEETIKKFQLGYCLNTFDAFAKSALAKGYNLEYLQKTGLVTIRNDQPADNYRGRVIFPIHNQSGKILGFGARILAKSDRAPKYINSPENEIYVKSRVLYGTYFARHAIDKLDECLLVEGYTDVISLHQAGVENVVASSGTSLTQDQLRLIKKYTKNLTILYDGDSAGVKAALRGLDMAVEEGLNVKLVLLPDKEDPDSYVQRIGAEAFREFIKENKQDFVLFKLQLSMQDVGSDSTKKSQLVNEIAETISKIDKAEDFTRQQDYIRQCSQLLHIDEQGLIQLVNKFIRDRLIKREQAQARNNPAPSDDDLSEEAIAAMEAAETGISVDAVLSIGSHEKQEKELIKILLRFGDKMFSEEDNTTVADYVFHLPYDFEALAENELVKRILREYKALYDAGNLQDKRWFLYHEDQQLSKQIANILEDKEADLSVNWKERFEIDTVYGDNAYLRDTISTTNYLILRKIKKLILENQEEAKKATSIEQVLSCLEMQKHLNALEYELTHSMGTVVFR
- a CDS encoding acetyl-CoA C-acyltransferase, with protein sequence MKEVFIAATARTPIGSLNGALSGVPATRLGSIVIKAALERAGVAASEVNEVYMGNVLSANLGQAPANQASLGAGIPNTVPCTTVNKVCASGMKAIMLGAQSIMLGDNDLVVAGGMESMSGAPYYLDKARSGYKLGHGNILDGIIRDGLWDPYHDYHMGNAGELCAKEYKITREDQDAFAIESYKRAAAAWEKGHYKAEVVPVEIPGKQVVTVAEDEDYKKVIFDKVPTLKPTFQKDGTITAANASNINDGAAAVVLVSGEKLKALGLKPLARIISFADASQAPEWFTTTPVKAVNKALAKAGLKISDMDFVEVNEAFSCVPIANAKDLGLSLDKVNIWGGAVAIGHPIGCSGARIVITLNSILHDQQARYGVAAICNGGGGASAMIIERM
- a CDS encoding pyruvate dehydrogenase complex E1 component subunit beta; the protein is MRQIAFRQALREALQEEMRRDERVFLMGEEVAEYNGAYKVSQGMLDEFGPKRVIDTPIAELGFAAIGVGAAQNGLRPVVEFMTWNFAVLALDQILNTASKMLAMSGGQVGCPIVFRGPNGSAGQLGAQHSTAFESYYANIPGLKVVSVSNPYDAKGLLKAAIRDEDPVVFMESEVMYGDMGEVPEEEYIIPIGKADIKRAGKDVTIVSFNKMMKVALGAAEELAKEGIEAEVIDLRTIRPLDWFTILESVKKTNRLVIVEEQWPFSSISSEISYRIQKEGFDYLDAPIRRITAVDAPMHYAPNLVKLYLPDIERTVKLVKEVMYMKK